From Canis lupus baileyi chromosome 16, mCanLup2.hap1, whole genome shotgun sequence, a single genomic window includes:
- the ITGA2B gene encoding integrin alpha-IIb isoform X3 encodes MVPGPVALSSAYCSASEFQSDKKSLPVVETERKRRQLAHSCPGDCGRRKMARAVCPLNALWLLEWVQLFLGPGAIPLGWALNLDPVQLTFYTGPNGSHFGFSLDFYKDNHGRVAFVVGAPRTLGRSQEETGGVFLCPWRAEGGQCTSLPFDLNDETRHIGSHTFQTFKSRQGLGASVVSWNDNIVACAPWQHWNVLEKTEEAEKTPVGGCFVAQLRNGHRAEYSPCRANTMSSVYVKNRFNQDKRYCEAGFSAAVTQAGVLVLGAPGGYFFLGLLVRTPIDNIISSYRPGTLLWHVSSQSFTYDYSKPEYYDGYRGYSVAVGEFDGNLNTTEYVLGAPTWSCTLGAVEILNEYHQTLHRLHGEQMASYFGHSIAVTDVNGDGRHDLLVGAPLFMESRADRKLAEVGRVYLFLQPRGHQALGAPSLLLTGTQLYGRFGSAIASLGDLDRDGYNDLLVGAYGASKVAVYRAQPVVVANVQLLVQDSLNPAVKNCILPQTKTPVSCFNIQMCVGATGHNIPQQLPLNAELQLDRQKPRQGRRVLLLNSQLASSTLHLDLGGRHSPICHTTTAFLRDEADFRDKLSPIVLSLNVSLQPRKDGVAPAIVLHGDTHVQEQTRIILDCGEDDLCVPQLQLTAIVMGSPLLIGADNVLELQMDAANEGEGAYEAELAVHLPPGAHYMRAISNIEGFERLICNQKKENETKIVLCELGNPMKRNARIGITMLVSVENLEEAGEHVSFWLQIRSKNSQNPNSEAVLLDVPVRAEAHVKLRGNSFPASLVVVAEEDNRENSSESWGPKVEHTYELHNNGPGTVSGLHLHLCFPGESQPSDLLYILDIQPEGGLQCSPQPSINPFKLDWRQPTPSPSPTSPGYHKRERRQASLPGSSQPSGLQDPVLLSCKSGPHTVVQCELQEMARGQRAMVKVLAFLQLPSLQQRPLDQFVLESQAWFNVSSLPYAVPSLSLPSGETLVQTHLLRALEERDIPIWWVLVGVLGGLLLLMLLVLAMWKGGFFKRNRPPLEEEEEE; translated from the exons ATGGTTCCAGGGCCTGTAGCCCTTTCCTCTGCCTACTGCTCAGCAAGTGAGTTCCAGTCTGATAAGAAAAGCCTTCCTGTGGTGGAGACtgaaaggaagaggaggcagcTAGCCCATTCCTGCCCAGGAGATTGTGGGAGAAGGAAGATGGCCAGAGCTGTATGTCCACTTAATGCCCTCTGGCTTCTGGAGTGGGTGCAGCTGTTCTTGGGACCTGGTGCCATCCCTCTAGGCTGGGCCTTGAACTTGGACCCAGTGCAACTCACCTTCTACACAGGCCCCAATGGCAGCCACTTTGGGTTTTCACTGGACTTCTACAAGGACAACCATGGGAG AGTGGCCTTCGTGGTAGGCGCCCCGCGGACCCTGGGCCGCAGCCAGGAGGAGACGGGCGGCGTATTCCTGTGCCCCTGGAGGGCCGAGGGTGGCCAGTGCACGTCGCTGCCCTTTGACCTCA ATGACGAGACCCGACACATAGGCTCCCACACCTTCCAAACCTTCAAGTCTCGGCAAGGACTGGGGGCGTCGGTCGTCAGCTGGAACGACAACATTGTG GCCTGCGCCCCCTGGCAGCACTGGAACGTCCTAGAAAAGACCGAGGAGGCCGAGAAGACGCCCGTAGGTGGCTGCTTTGTGGCTCAGCTCCGGAACGGCCACCGCGCGGAGTACTCGCCGTGTCGGGCTAACACCATGAGCTCGGTTTATGTGAAAAATCGGTTTA ACCAAGACAAGCGCTATTGCGAAGCGGGCTTCAGCGCTGCGGTCACTCAG GCTGGAGTGCTGGTGCTTGGGGCCCCCGGCGGCTATTTTTTCTTAG GTCTCCTGGTGCGGACGCCTATTGACAATATCATCTCGAGTTACCGCCCGGGCACCCTGTTGTGGCACGTGTCCTCCCAGAGCTTCACCTACGACTACAGCAAGCCAGAGTACTACGACGGCTACCGGG GGTACTCTGTGGCTGTGGGCGAGTTCGACGGGAATCTCAACACTACAG AGTATGTCCTCGGTGCCCCGACCTGGAGCTGTACCCTAGGAGCG GTGGAAATTTTGAACGAGTACCACCAGACGCTGCACAGGCTGCACGGAGAGCAG ATGGCTTCGTATTTTGGACACTCGATAGCCGTCACTGATGTCAACGGAGACGG GCGGCACGACTTGCTGGTGGGCGCGCCACTGTTCATGGAGAGCCGCGCGGACCGCAAGCTGGCCGAGGTGGGGCGCGTGTACTTGTTCCTGCAGCCTCGAGGTCACCAGGCGCTGGgcgcccccagcctcctgctgaCTGGCACACAGCTCTATGGGCGATTCGGCTCGGCCATCGCATCTCTGGGCGACCTCGACCGGGACGGCTACAACG ACCTACTGGTAGGAGCTTATGGGGCCAGCAAGGTGGCTGTGTACAG AGCTCAGCCAGTGGTGGTGGCCAATGTCCAGCTGCTGGTACAAGATTCACTGAATCCTGCTGTGAAGAACTGTATCCTGCCTCAGACCAAGACACCAGTGAGCTG CTTTAACATACAGATGTGTGTGGGAGCCACTGGGCACAACATTCCTCAGCAGCTGC CCCTAAATGCCGAGCTGCAGCTGGACCGGCAAAAGCCCCGCCAGGGCCGGAGGGTGTTACTGCTAAATTCTCAGCTGGCGAGCAGCACCCTGCATCTGGACCTGGGCGGGAGGCACAGCCCCATCTGCCACACCACCACCGCCTTCCTCCGA GATGAGGCCGACTTCCGGGACAAGCTGAGCCCCATTGTACTCAGCTTGAACGTGTCGCTACAGCCCAGGAAGGATGGAGTAGCCCCTGCCATTGTGCTGCATGGAGACACCCATGTCCaggagcag ACTCGCATCATCCTAGACTGTGGGGAAGATGACCTGTGTGTGCCCCAGCTCCAGCTCACCGCCATCGT GATGGGCTCCCCACTCCTCATTGGAGCCGATAATGTACTGGAGCTGCAGATGGATGCGGCCAATGAGGGCGAGGGGGCCTACGAAGCAGAGCTTGCTGTGCACCTGCCCCCAGGTGCCCACTACATGCGGGCCATCAGCAACATTGAG GGCTTTGAGAGACTCATCTGTAACCAGAAGAAGGAGAATGAGACCAAGATAGTGCTGTGTGAGCTGGGTAACCCCATGAAGAGGAACGCCCGG ATAGGAATCACCATGTTGGTGAGTGTGGAGAACCTGGAAGAGGCTGGGGAACATGTGTCCTTCTGGCTGCAAATCAGAAG CAAAAACAGCCAGAATCCGAACAGTGAGGCTGTGCTGCTGGATGTGCCAGTGCGGGCAGAGGCCCATGTGAAGCTAAGAGG GAACTCCTTTCCAGCCTctctggtggtggtggcagaaGAAGACAACAGGGAGAACAGCTCAGAGAGCTGGGGCCCCAAAGTGGAGCACACCTACGAG CTTCACAACAATGGCCCTGGTACCGTAAGtggcctccacctccacctctgctTTCCTGGGGAGTCCCAGCCTTCTGACCTGCTCTACATCCTGGACATACAACCTGAGGGGGGACTTCAATGCTCCCCCCAGCCCTCTATTAACCCCTTCAAG CTGGACTGGAGGCAGCCTAcccccagcccttcccccacTTCCCCGGGGTATCACAAGCGGGAGCGCAGGCAGGCTTCTCTGCCAGGGTCCAGCCAGCCCTCTGGGCTTCAGGATCCAGTTCTCCTG AGCTGCAAGTCGGGGCCGCATACAGTGGTGCAGTGTGAGCTGCAGGAGATGGCGCGAGGGCAGCGAGCCATGGTCAAGGTGCTAGCTTTCCTGCAGCTGCCCAGCCTCCAGCAG AGGCCGCTGGATCAGTTCGTGCTGGAATCGCAAGCTTGGTTCAACGTCTCCTCCCTTCCCTACGCTGTGCCCTCCCTCAGCCTGCCCAGTGGGGAAACTCTG GTGCAGACACACTTGCTTCGTGCCTTGGAGGAGAGGGACATTCCCATCTGGTGGGTGCTGGTAGGCGTACTCGGAGGCCTGCTGTTGCTCATGCTCCTGGTCCTGGCCATGTGGAAG GGCGGCTTCTTCAAGCGCAACCGGCCACCGctagaagaagaggaggaggagtga
- the ITGA2B gene encoding integrin alpha-IIb isoform X1: protein MVPGPVALSSAYCSASEFQSDKKSLPVVETERKRRQLAHSCPGDCGRRKMARAVCPLNALWLLEWVQLFLGPGAIPLGWALNLDPVQLTFYTGPNGSHFGFSLDFYKDNHGRVAFVVGAPRTLGRSQEETGGVFLCPWRAEGGQCTSLPFDLNDETRHIGSHTFQTFKSRQGLGASVVSWNDNIVACAPWQHWNVLEKTEEAEKTPVGGCFVAQLRNGHRAEYSPCRANTMSSVYVKNRFNQDKRYCEAGFSAAVTQAGVLVLGAPGGYFFLGLLVRTPIDNIISSYRPGTLLWHVSSQSFTYDYSKPEYYDGYRGYSVAVGEFDGNLNTTEYVLGAPTWSCTLGAVEILNEYHQTLHRLHGEQMASYFGHSIAVTDVNGDGRHDLLVGAPLFMESRADRKLAEVGRVYLFLQPRGHQALGAPSLLLTGTQLYGRFGSAIASLGDLDRDGYNDVAVAAPYGGPSSLGQVLVYLGQSEGLSSRPSQILDSPFPAGSGFGFSLRGATDIDDNGYPDLLVGAYGASKVAVYRAQPVVVANVQLLVQDSLNPAVKNCILPQTKTPVSCFNIQMCVGATGHNIPQQLPLNAELQLDRQKPRQGRRVLLLNSQLASSTLHLDLGGRHSPICHTTTAFLRDEADFRDKLSPIVLSLNVSLQPRKDGVAPAIVLHGDTHVQEQTRIILDCGEDDLCVPQLQLTAIVMGSPLLIGADNVLELQMDAANEGEGAYEAELAVHLPPGAHYMRAISNIEGFERLICNQKKENETKIVLCELGNPMKRNARIGITMLVSVENLEEAGEHVSFWLQIRSKNSQNPNSEAVLLDVPVRAEAHVKLRGNSFPASLVVVAEEDNRENSSESWGPKVEHTYELHNNGPGTVSGLHLHLCFPGESQPSDLLYILDIQPEGGLQCSPQPSINPFKLDWRQPTPSPSPTSPGYHKRERRQASLPGSSQPSGLQDPVLLSCKSGPHTVVQCELQEMARGQRAMVKVLAFLQLPSLQQRPLDQFVLESQAWFNVSSLPYAVPSLSLPSGETLVQTHLLRALEERDIPIWWVLVGVLGGLLLLMLLVLAMWKGGFFKRNRPPLEEEEEE, encoded by the exons ATGGTTCCAGGGCCTGTAGCCCTTTCCTCTGCCTACTGCTCAGCAAGTGAGTTCCAGTCTGATAAGAAAAGCCTTCCTGTGGTGGAGACtgaaaggaagaggaggcagcTAGCCCATTCCTGCCCAGGAGATTGTGGGAGAAGGAAGATGGCCAGAGCTGTATGTCCACTTAATGCCCTCTGGCTTCTGGAGTGGGTGCAGCTGTTCTTGGGACCTGGTGCCATCCCTCTAGGCTGGGCCTTGAACTTGGACCCAGTGCAACTCACCTTCTACACAGGCCCCAATGGCAGCCACTTTGGGTTTTCACTGGACTTCTACAAGGACAACCATGGGAG AGTGGCCTTCGTGGTAGGCGCCCCGCGGACCCTGGGCCGCAGCCAGGAGGAGACGGGCGGCGTATTCCTGTGCCCCTGGAGGGCCGAGGGTGGCCAGTGCACGTCGCTGCCCTTTGACCTCA ATGACGAGACCCGACACATAGGCTCCCACACCTTCCAAACCTTCAAGTCTCGGCAAGGACTGGGGGCGTCGGTCGTCAGCTGGAACGACAACATTGTG GCCTGCGCCCCCTGGCAGCACTGGAACGTCCTAGAAAAGACCGAGGAGGCCGAGAAGACGCCCGTAGGTGGCTGCTTTGTGGCTCAGCTCCGGAACGGCCACCGCGCGGAGTACTCGCCGTGTCGGGCTAACACCATGAGCTCGGTTTATGTGAAAAATCGGTTTA ACCAAGACAAGCGCTATTGCGAAGCGGGCTTCAGCGCTGCGGTCACTCAG GCTGGAGTGCTGGTGCTTGGGGCCCCCGGCGGCTATTTTTTCTTAG GTCTCCTGGTGCGGACGCCTATTGACAATATCATCTCGAGTTACCGCCCGGGCACCCTGTTGTGGCACGTGTCCTCCCAGAGCTTCACCTACGACTACAGCAAGCCAGAGTACTACGACGGCTACCGGG GGTACTCTGTGGCTGTGGGCGAGTTCGACGGGAATCTCAACACTACAG AGTATGTCCTCGGTGCCCCGACCTGGAGCTGTACCCTAGGAGCG GTGGAAATTTTGAACGAGTACCACCAGACGCTGCACAGGCTGCACGGAGAGCAG ATGGCTTCGTATTTTGGACACTCGATAGCCGTCACTGATGTCAACGGAGACGG GCGGCACGACTTGCTGGTGGGCGCGCCACTGTTCATGGAGAGCCGCGCGGACCGCAAGCTGGCCGAGGTGGGGCGCGTGTACTTGTTCCTGCAGCCTCGAGGTCACCAGGCGCTGGgcgcccccagcctcctgctgaCTGGCACACAGCTCTATGGGCGATTCGGCTCGGCCATCGCATCTCTGGGCGACCTCGACCGGGACGGCTACAACG ATGTTGCAGTGGCTGCCCCCTACGGAGGTCCCAGTAGTCTGGGCCAAGTGCTGGTGTACCTAGGTCAGAGTGAGGGGCTCAGCTCACGCCCCTCCCAGATCCTGGACAGCCCCTTCCCAGCAGGCTCTGGCTTCGGCTTCTCCCTGCGAGGTGCCACAGACATCGATGACAATGGATACCCAG ACCTACTGGTAGGAGCTTATGGGGCCAGCAAGGTGGCTGTGTACAG AGCTCAGCCAGTGGTGGTGGCCAATGTCCAGCTGCTGGTACAAGATTCACTGAATCCTGCTGTGAAGAACTGTATCCTGCCTCAGACCAAGACACCAGTGAGCTG CTTTAACATACAGATGTGTGTGGGAGCCACTGGGCACAACATTCCTCAGCAGCTGC CCCTAAATGCCGAGCTGCAGCTGGACCGGCAAAAGCCCCGCCAGGGCCGGAGGGTGTTACTGCTAAATTCTCAGCTGGCGAGCAGCACCCTGCATCTGGACCTGGGCGGGAGGCACAGCCCCATCTGCCACACCACCACCGCCTTCCTCCGA GATGAGGCCGACTTCCGGGACAAGCTGAGCCCCATTGTACTCAGCTTGAACGTGTCGCTACAGCCCAGGAAGGATGGAGTAGCCCCTGCCATTGTGCTGCATGGAGACACCCATGTCCaggagcag ACTCGCATCATCCTAGACTGTGGGGAAGATGACCTGTGTGTGCCCCAGCTCCAGCTCACCGCCATCGT GATGGGCTCCCCACTCCTCATTGGAGCCGATAATGTACTGGAGCTGCAGATGGATGCGGCCAATGAGGGCGAGGGGGCCTACGAAGCAGAGCTTGCTGTGCACCTGCCCCCAGGTGCCCACTACATGCGGGCCATCAGCAACATTGAG GGCTTTGAGAGACTCATCTGTAACCAGAAGAAGGAGAATGAGACCAAGATAGTGCTGTGTGAGCTGGGTAACCCCATGAAGAGGAACGCCCGG ATAGGAATCACCATGTTGGTGAGTGTGGAGAACCTGGAAGAGGCTGGGGAACATGTGTCCTTCTGGCTGCAAATCAGAAG CAAAAACAGCCAGAATCCGAACAGTGAGGCTGTGCTGCTGGATGTGCCAGTGCGGGCAGAGGCCCATGTGAAGCTAAGAGG GAACTCCTTTCCAGCCTctctggtggtggtggcagaaGAAGACAACAGGGAGAACAGCTCAGAGAGCTGGGGCCCCAAAGTGGAGCACACCTACGAG CTTCACAACAATGGCCCTGGTACCGTAAGtggcctccacctccacctctgctTTCCTGGGGAGTCCCAGCCTTCTGACCTGCTCTACATCCTGGACATACAACCTGAGGGGGGACTTCAATGCTCCCCCCAGCCCTCTATTAACCCCTTCAAG CTGGACTGGAGGCAGCCTAcccccagcccttcccccacTTCCCCGGGGTATCACAAGCGGGAGCGCAGGCAGGCTTCTCTGCCAGGGTCCAGCCAGCCCTCTGGGCTTCAGGATCCAGTTCTCCTG AGCTGCAAGTCGGGGCCGCATACAGTGGTGCAGTGTGAGCTGCAGGAGATGGCGCGAGGGCAGCGAGCCATGGTCAAGGTGCTAGCTTTCCTGCAGCTGCCCAGCCTCCAGCAG AGGCCGCTGGATCAGTTCGTGCTGGAATCGCAAGCTTGGTTCAACGTCTCCTCCCTTCCCTACGCTGTGCCCTCCCTCAGCCTGCCCAGTGGGGAAACTCTG GTGCAGACACACTTGCTTCGTGCCTTGGAGGAGAGGGACATTCCCATCTGGTGGGTGCTGGTAGGCGTACTCGGAGGCCTGCTGTTGCTCATGCTCCTGGTCCTGGCCATGTGGAAG GGCGGCTTCTTCAAGCGCAACCGGCCACCGctagaagaagaggaggaggagtga
- the ITGA2B gene encoding integrin alpha-IIb isoform X2: MVPGPVALSSAYCSASEFQSDKKSLPVVETERKRRQLAHSCPGDCGRRKMARAVCPLNALWLLEWVQLFLGPGAIPLGWALNLDPVQLTFYTGPNGSHFGFSLDFYKDNHGRVAFVVGAPRTLGRSQEETGGVFLCPWRAEGGQCTSLPFDLNDETRHIGSHTFQTFKSRQGLGASVVSWNDNIVACAPWQHWNVLEKTEEAEKTPVGGCFVAQLRNGHRAEYSPCRANTMSSVYVKNRFNQDKRYCEAGFSAAVTQAGVLVLGAPGGYFFLGLLVRTPIDNIISSYRPGTLLWHVSSQSFTYDYSKPEYYDGYRGYSVAVGEFDGNLNTTEYVLGAPTWSCTLGAVEILNEYHQTLHRLHGEQMASYFGHSIAVTDVNGDGRHDLLVGAPLFMESRADRKLAEVGRVYLFLQPRGHQALGAPSLLLTGTQLYGRFGSAIASLGDLDRDGYNDVAVAAPYGGPSSLGQVLVYLGQSEGLSSRPSQILDSPFPAGSGFGFSLRGATDIDDNGYPDLLVGAYGASKVAVYRAQPVVVANVQLLVQDSLNPAVKNCILPQTKTPVSCFNIQMCVGATGHNIPQQLPLNAELQLDRQKPRQGRRVLLLNSQLASSTLHLDLGGRHSPICHTTTAFLRDEADFRDKLSPIVLSLNVSLQPRKDGVAPAIVLHGDTHVQEQTRIILDCGEDDLCVPQLQLTAIVMGSPLLIGADNVLELQMDAANEGEGAYEAELAVHLPPGAHYMRAISNIEGFERLICNQKKENETKIVLCELGNPMKRNARIGITMLVSVENLEEAGEHVSFWLQIRSKNSQNPNSEAVLLDVPVRAEAHVKLRGNSFPASLVVVAEEDNRENSSESWGPKVEHTYELHNNGPGTVSGLHLHLCFPGESQPSDLLYILDIQPEGGLQCSPQPSINPFKLDWRQPTPSPSPTSPGYHKRERRQASLPGSSQPSGLQDPVLLRPLDQFVLESQAWFNVSSLPYAVPSLSLPSGETLVQTHLLRALEERDIPIWWVLVGVLGGLLLLMLLVLAMWKGGFFKRNRPPLEEEEEE, from the exons ATGGTTCCAGGGCCTGTAGCCCTTTCCTCTGCCTACTGCTCAGCAAGTGAGTTCCAGTCTGATAAGAAAAGCCTTCCTGTGGTGGAGACtgaaaggaagaggaggcagcTAGCCCATTCCTGCCCAGGAGATTGTGGGAGAAGGAAGATGGCCAGAGCTGTATGTCCACTTAATGCCCTCTGGCTTCTGGAGTGGGTGCAGCTGTTCTTGGGACCTGGTGCCATCCCTCTAGGCTGGGCCTTGAACTTGGACCCAGTGCAACTCACCTTCTACACAGGCCCCAATGGCAGCCACTTTGGGTTTTCACTGGACTTCTACAAGGACAACCATGGGAG AGTGGCCTTCGTGGTAGGCGCCCCGCGGACCCTGGGCCGCAGCCAGGAGGAGACGGGCGGCGTATTCCTGTGCCCCTGGAGGGCCGAGGGTGGCCAGTGCACGTCGCTGCCCTTTGACCTCA ATGACGAGACCCGACACATAGGCTCCCACACCTTCCAAACCTTCAAGTCTCGGCAAGGACTGGGGGCGTCGGTCGTCAGCTGGAACGACAACATTGTG GCCTGCGCCCCCTGGCAGCACTGGAACGTCCTAGAAAAGACCGAGGAGGCCGAGAAGACGCCCGTAGGTGGCTGCTTTGTGGCTCAGCTCCGGAACGGCCACCGCGCGGAGTACTCGCCGTGTCGGGCTAACACCATGAGCTCGGTTTATGTGAAAAATCGGTTTA ACCAAGACAAGCGCTATTGCGAAGCGGGCTTCAGCGCTGCGGTCACTCAG GCTGGAGTGCTGGTGCTTGGGGCCCCCGGCGGCTATTTTTTCTTAG GTCTCCTGGTGCGGACGCCTATTGACAATATCATCTCGAGTTACCGCCCGGGCACCCTGTTGTGGCACGTGTCCTCCCAGAGCTTCACCTACGACTACAGCAAGCCAGAGTACTACGACGGCTACCGGG GGTACTCTGTGGCTGTGGGCGAGTTCGACGGGAATCTCAACACTACAG AGTATGTCCTCGGTGCCCCGACCTGGAGCTGTACCCTAGGAGCG GTGGAAATTTTGAACGAGTACCACCAGACGCTGCACAGGCTGCACGGAGAGCAG ATGGCTTCGTATTTTGGACACTCGATAGCCGTCACTGATGTCAACGGAGACGG GCGGCACGACTTGCTGGTGGGCGCGCCACTGTTCATGGAGAGCCGCGCGGACCGCAAGCTGGCCGAGGTGGGGCGCGTGTACTTGTTCCTGCAGCCTCGAGGTCACCAGGCGCTGGgcgcccccagcctcctgctgaCTGGCACACAGCTCTATGGGCGATTCGGCTCGGCCATCGCATCTCTGGGCGACCTCGACCGGGACGGCTACAACG ATGTTGCAGTGGCTGCCCCCTACGGAGGTCCCAGTAGTCTGGGCCAAGTGCTGGTGTACCTAGGTCAGAGTGAGGGGCTCAGCTCACGCCCCTCCCAGATCCTGGACAGCCCCTTCCCAGCAGGCTCTGGCTTCGGCTTCTCCCTGCGAGGTGCCACAGACATCGATGACAATGGATACCCAG ACCTACTGGTAGGAGCTTATGGGGCCAGCAAGGTGGCTGTGTACAG AGCTCAGCCAGTGGTGGTGGCCAATGTCCAGCTGCTGGTACAAGATTCACTGAATCCTGCTGTGAAGAACTGTATCCTGCCTCAGACCAAGACACCAGTGAGCTG CTTTAACATACAGATGTGTGTGGGAGCCACTGGGCACAACATTCCTCAGCAGCTGC CCCTAAATGCCGAGCTGCAGCTGGACCGGCAAAAGCCCCGCCAGGGCCGGAGGGTGTTACTGCTAAATTCTCAGCTGGCGAGCAGCACCCTGCATCTGGACCTGGGCGGGAGGCACAGCCCCATCTGCCACACCACCACCGCCTTCCTCCGA GATGAGGCCGACTTCCGGGACAAGCTGAGCCCCATTGTACTCAGCTTGAACGTGTCGCTACAGCCCAGGAAGGATGGAGTAGCCCCTGCCATTGTGCTGCATGGAGACACCCATGTCCaggagcag ACTCGCATCATCCTAGACTGTGGGGAAGATGACCTGTGTGTGCCCCAGCTCCAGCTCACCGCCATCGT GATGGGCTCCCCACTCCTCATTGGAGCCGATAATGTACTGGAGCTGCAGATGGATGCGGCCAATGAGGGCGAGGGGGCCTACGAAGCAGAGCTTGCTGTGCACCTGCCCCCAGGTGCCCACTACATGCGGGCCATCAGCAACATTGAG GGCTTTGAGAGACTCATCTGTAACCAGAAGAAGGAGAATGAGACCAAGATAGTGCTGTGTGAGCTGGGTAACCCCATGAAGAGGAACGCCCGG ATAGGAATCACCATGTTGGTGAGTGTGGAGAACCTGGAAGAGGCTGGGGAACATGTGTCCTTCTGGCTGCAAATCAGAAG CAAAAACAGCCAGAATCCGAACAGTGAGGCTGTGCTGCTGGATGTGCCAGTGCGGGCAGAGGCCCATGTGAAGCTAAGAGG GAACTCCTTTCCAGCCTctctggtggtggtggcagaaGAAGACAACAGGGAGAACAGCTCAGAGAGCTGGGGCCCCAAAGTGGAGCACACCTACGAG CTTCACAACAATGGCCCTGGTACCGTAAGtggcctccacctccacctctgctTTCCTGGGGAGTCCCAGCCTTCTGACCTGCTCTACATCCTGGACATACAACCTGAGGGGGGACTTCAATGCTCCCCCCAGCCCTCTATTAACCCCTTCAAG CTGGACTGGAGGCAGCCTAcccccagcccttcccccacTTCCCCGGGGTATCACAAGCGGGAGCGCAGGCAGGCTTCTCTGCCAGGGTCCAGCCAGCCCTCTGGGCTTCAGGATCCAGTTCTCCTG AGGCCGCTGGATCAGTTCGTGCTGGAATCGCAAGCTTGGTTCAACGTCTCCTCCCTTCCCTACGCTGTGCCCTCCCTCAGCCTGCCCAGTGGGGAAACTCTG GTGCAGACACACTTGCTTCGTGCCTTGGAGGAGAGGGACATTCCCATCTGGTGGGTGCTGGTAGGCGTACTCGGAGGCCTGCTGTTGCTCATGCTCCTGGTCCTGGCCATGTGGAAG GGCGGCTTCTTCAAGCGCAACCGGCCACCGctagaagaagaggaggaggagtga